A genomic window from Salvia hispanica cultivar TCC Black 2014 chromosome 5, UniMelb_Shisp_WGS_1.0, whole genome shotgun sequence includes:
- the LOC125190556 gene encoding cell division control protein 2 homolog A: MDQYEKVEKIGEGTYGVVYKARDRVTNETIALKKIRLEQEDEGVPSTAIREISLLKEMQHGNIVRLQDVVHSDKRLYLVFEYLDLDLKKHMDSCPEFSKDPRLVKMFLYQILRGIAYCHSHRVLHRDLKPQNLLIDRRTNALKLADFGLARAFGIPVRTFTHEVVTLWYRAPEILLGSRHYSTPVDIWSVGCIFAEMVNQRPLFPGDSEIDELFKIFRIMGTPNEDTWPGVTSLPDFKSAFPKWPPKDLSSVVPNLDAGGLDLLGKMLCLDPSKRITARNALEHEYFKDIGFVP, encoded by the exons ATGGACCAG TATGAAAAGGTTGAGAAGATCGGTGAGGGAACGTATGGCGTGGTGTACAAGGCCCGGGATCGTGTAACAAATGAGACTATTGCTTTAAAGAAAATCCGGCTAGAGCAGGAAGATGAGGGAGTGCCGAGTACAGCTATCAGAGAGATTTCTCTCTTGAAAGAGATGCAACATGGGAATATTGTAAG GTTACAGGATGTAGTGCACAGCGATAAGCGACTGTACCTGGTATTTGAATATCTGGACTTGGACTTGAAAAAACACATGGATTCTTGCCCAGAATTCTCAAAGGATCCTCGCTTGGTTAAA ATGTTTCTGTATCAAATACTCCGTGGTATTGCCTATTGTCACTCTCATCGAGTCCTTCATAGAGACCTGAAGCCTCAAAACTTGCTGATTGATCGACGTACCAATGCATTAAAGCTTGCAGATTTTGGATTGGCTAGAGCTTTTGGCATTCCTGTCAGGACATTTACACATGAA GTTGTGACTCTATGGTACAGGGCTCCGGAAATACTACTTGGATCACGCCACTATTCCACTCCTGTGGACATATGGTCTGTTGGTTGTATATTTGCTGAGATGGTAAACCAACGACCACTATTTCCTGGGGACTCTGAGATAGACGAACTCTTCAAAATCTTTAG AATCATGGGCACTCCAAATGAAGATACATGGCCCGGGGTGACATCTTTACCTGATTTTAAATCAGCATTTCCGAAATGGCCACCCAAG GATCTCTCGTCTGTGGTTCCAAATCTTGACGCAGGTGGCCTTGACCTCCTCGGT AAAATGCTCTGCTTAGATCCAAGCAAAAGAATTACTGCCAGAAACGCGCTGGAGCATGAATACTTCAAGGATATCGGGTTTGTCCCCTGA
- the LOC125191299 gene encoding tryptophan--tRNA ligase, chloroplastic/mitochondrial isoform X2: protein MGRSIFSHFLILSNTPPRSIVSLPRGARLGKCLSRAGGIYEPRRLRIGESLRCLCSLAVSEPSTSQTSSSSVKKRIVSGVQPTGSIHLGNYLGAIKNWIDLQNTYETLFFIVDLHAITLPYEAHKLSKATKDTAALYLACGVDPSKASVFVQSHVRAHVELMWLLSSATPIGWLNRMIQFKEKSQKEGNENVGVALLTYPVLMASDILLYQSDLVPVGEDQKQHLELTREIAERVNYLYGGRKWKKLGGRGGAIFKVPEALIPPTGARVMSLTDGLSKMSKSAPSDQSRINLLDSKDAIANKIKRCKTDSFTWLEFDNPERPECNNLLSVYQLITGKSKQEVLEECKDMNWGSFKPLLTDALIDHLHPIQERYAEITSDPSYLDGVLADGASKAASIADATVSNVYQAMGFLRR, encoded by the exons ATGGGGCGCTCCATTTTCTCTCACTTCCTAATCCTCTCCAACACTCCTCCGCGCTCCATCGTCTCACT GCCGCGCGGTGCGCGTCTCGGAAAATGCTTGAGCAGAGCTGGTGGAATCTACGAGCCGCGGCGGCTGAGGATCGGCGAGAGTCTGCGCTGCCTCTGCAGCCTCGCAGTGTCGGAGCCTTCGACTTCGCAGACTTCGTCTAGCTCAGTGAA GAAGAGAATAGTCTCCGGCGTTCAGCCCACAGGATCCATACATCTTGGTAACTATCTCGGAGCCATAAAAAATTGGATTGACTTGCAG AATACATACGAGACACTCTTCTTCATCGTGGACCTCCATGCG ATAACTTTGCCATATGAAGCACACAAATTATCTAAGGCTACCAAAGATACTGCAGCTCTTTATTTAGCATGTGGTGTGGATCCTTCCAAG GCATCAGTCTTTGTGCAGTCTCATGTGCGTGCTCATGTGGAATTGATGTGGTTACTGAGTTCGGCCACCCCAATTGGTTGGCTGAATAGAATGATtcaattcaaagaaaaatcgCAGAAGGAG GGGAATGAAAATGTTGGGGTCGCCCTTCTGACATATCCAGTGCTGATGGCCTCAGATATACTGTTGTATCAA TCTGATCTTGTTCCAGTTGGTGAGGATCAGAAACAACACCTCGAGCTGACACGAGAAATAGCTGAACGAGTTAATTATCTATATGGAGGGAGGAAGTGGAAAAAGCTAGGAGG GAGAGGTGGTGCTATTTTTAAG GTTCCTGAAGCCCTTATTCCACCTACTGGAGCTCGTGTTATGTCCCTCACTGATGGTCTTTCTAAG ATGTCAAAATCTGCTCCGTCTGATCAATCACGAATCAATCTGCTTGATTCAAAAGAT GCAAttgcaaacaaaataaaacgaTGCAAGACGGACTCATTTACTTGGTTA GAATTTGATAATCCTGAGAGGCCTGAATGTAACAACCTTCTTTCAGTATATCAGCTTATTACCGGCAAGAGCAAACAG GAGGTTCTGGAAGAGTGCAAAGATATGAATTGGGGGTCATTCAAACCCCTTCTCACTGATGCCTTAATTGATCATCTTCATCCAATCCAG GAACGTTACGCAGAAATAACATCGGATCCCTCTTACTTGGACGGAGTTTTGGCTGACGGTGCTAGTAAAGCTGCATCCATAGCAGATGCTACCGTCAGTAACGTTTACCAGGCAATGGGATTTTTACGGAGATGA
- the LOC125191299 gene encoding tryptophan--tRNA ligase, chloroplastic/mitochondrial isoform X1, protein MGRSIFSHFLILSNTPPRSIVSLPRGARLGKCLSRAGGIYEPRRLRIGESLRCLCSLAVSEPSTSQTSSSSVKKRIVSGVQPTGSIHLGNYLGAIKNWIDLQNTYETLFFIVDLHAITLPYEAHKLSKATKDTAALYLACGVDPSKASVFVQSHVRAHVELMWLLSSATPIGWLNRMIQFKEKSQKEGNENVGVALLTYPVLMASDILLYQSDLVPVGEDQKQHLELTREIAERVNYLYGGRKWKKLGGRGGAIFKVPEALIPPTGARVMSLTDGLSKMSKSAPSDQSRINLLDSKDAIANKIKRCKTDSFTWLEFDNPERPECNNLLSVYQLITGKSKQEVLEECKDMNWGSFKPLLTDALIDHLHPIQERYAEITSDPSYLDGVLADGASKAASIADATVSNVYQAMGFLRR, encoded by the exons ATGGGGCGCTCCATTTTCTCTCACTTCCTAATCCTCTCCAACACTCCTCCGCGCTCCATCGTCTCACT GCCGCGCGGTGCGCGTCTCGGAAAATGCTTGAGCAGAGCTGGTGGAATCTACGAGCCGCGGCGGCTGAGGATCGGCGAGAGTCTGCGCTGCCTCTGCAGCCTCGCAGTGTCGGAGCCTTCGACTTCGCAGACTTCGTCTAGCTCAGTGAA GAAGAGAATAGTCTCCGGCGTTCAGCCCACAGGATCCATACATCTTGGTAACTATCTCGGAGCCATAAAAAATTGGATTGACTTGCAG AATACATACGAGACACTCTTCTTCATCGTGGACCTCCATGCG ATAACTTTGCCATATGAAGCACACAAATTATCTAAGGCTACCAAAGATACTGCAGCTCTTTATTTAGCATGTGGTGTGGATCCTTCCAAG GCATCAGTCTTTGTGCAGTCTCATGTGCGTGCTCATGTGGAATTGATGTGGTTACTGAGTTCGGCCACCCCAATTGGTTGGCTGAATAGAATGATtcaattcaaagaaaaatcgCAGAAGGAG GGGAATGAAAATGTTGGGGTCGCCCTTCTGACATATCCAGTGCTGATGGCCTCAGATATACTGTTGTATCAA TCTGATCTTGTTCCAGTTGGTGAGGATCAGAAACAACACCTCGAGCTGACACGAGAAATAGCTGAACGAGTTAATTATCTATATGGAGGGAGGAAGTGGAAAAAGCTAGGAGG GAGAGGTGGTGCTATTTTTAAG GTTCCTGAAGCCCTTATTCCACCTACTGGAGCTCGTGTTATGTCCCTCACTGATGGTCTTTCTAAG ATGTCAAAATCTGCTCCGTCTGATCAATCACGAATCAATCTGCTTGATTCAAAAGAT GCAAttgcaaacaaaataaaacgaTGCAAGACGGACTCATTTACTTG GCTGGAATTTGATAATCCTGAGAGGCCTGAATGTAACAACCTTCTTTCAGTATATCAGCTTATTACCGGCAAGAGCAAACAG GAGGTTCTGGAAGAGTGCAAAGATATGAATTGGGGGTCATTCAAACCCCTTCTCACTGATGCCTTAATTGATCATCTTCATCCAATCCAG GAACGTTACGCAGAAATAACATCGGATCCCTCTTACTTGGACGGAGTTTTGGCTGACGGTGCTAGTAAAGCTGCATCCATAGCAGATGCTACCGTCAGTAACGTTTACCAGGCAATGGGATTTTTACGGAGATGA
- the LOC125186545 gene encoding uncharacterized protein LOC125186545, with product MNNRSWIEANPMANDSISESERLQIEQIMELEFEELEVEEVDDDDSSDEEYRRVSAGASASTDYTYDTSIVTLHSYLGVVEDTHSRMAFLDGGAVLTLPLYYLEGVVLFPEAILPLRVVIPNFIAGVERAMGQADARYTIGVVRVYKDPNSGRVKLSAIGTTAEIRQYKKLEDGSINIVARGQQRFRLKRRWVDVEGSLCGEVHIIQEDVPLRTPREAVGKLAPLRNSQANSVPSTRHSCEEGNDSDVMSEGSFESELSATERRLHHYALVSSNRSEVYDESISSDDERSERFYECQSERSPLDNHTRPVWLGLNKENDDGNPGVRKMPFSYMQHSKKAGWGKHSIASFRDVSRAFWPSWVYSMYDSYVLARKAADRWKQVVKSPNLDSLVMKPDLLSFHIASRIPISDIARQELLEIDGTTYRLRKEIELLESFDKMRCKTCQTLIAKRSNMLVMSSDGPLGAFANPNGYVHEVITLTKTDGIAVTGPPVKEYSWFPGYAWSVAECIMCGSQMGWYFSATKKKMRPQAFWGLRSSQVVDEKL from the exons ATGAACAATCGGAGCTGGATAGAGGCTAATCCGATGGCAAACGACTCGATTTCGGAGAGCGAGAGGCTACAGATCGAGCAGATTATGGAGCTCGAATTCGAGGAATTGGAAGTCGAAGAAGTGGACGACGACGATTCGTCCGACGAAGAGTA TCGTCGTGTTTCTGCAGGAGCTTCTGCATCTACTGACTATACATATGATACCTCCATAGTTACCTTGCATTCCTATCTTGGTG TCGTTGAAGACACTCACAGTAGGATGGCATTTTTGGATGGTGGTGCTGTGCTCACCCTTCCCCTGTATTATCTTGAAG gtgttgttttatttcctGAGGCAATACTACCCCTTAGAGTAGTCATTCCTAATTTTATAGCTGGTGTTGAGAGAGCAATGGGACAAGCTGATGCTCGTTATACAATTGGTGTG GTTCGTGTGTACAAGGATCCCAACAGTGGCAGGGTAAAGCTTTCAGCAATTGGCACTACTGCAGAG ATTCGGCAATATAAGAAACTGGAAGATGGCTCTATAAATATTGTTGCCCGAGGACAGCAGCGCTTTCGCCTGAAGCGTCGTTGGGTTGATGTAGAAGGATCG CTTTGTGGAGAGGTTCATATCATCCAGGAAGATGTGCCATTAAGAACACCTCGGGAAGCTGTTGGTAAACTGGCTCCATTAAGAAATTCTCAGGCAAATAGTGTGCCATCTACTCGTCACAGCTGTGAGGAAGGAAATGATTCTGATGTAATGTCAGAGGGAAGTTTTGAAAGTGAACTTTCAGCAACAGAAAGAAGGCTGCATCATTATGCTCTTGTATCTTCTAATCGCTCTGAGGTATATGACGAATCCATAAGCAGCGACGATGAAAGATCTGAGCGATTTTATGAATGCCAATCAGAAAGGTCTCCCTTAGATAACCATACAAGACCAGTGTGGTTAGGACTCAACAAGGAGAATGATGATGGCAATCCTGGAGTTAGGAAGATGCCATTTTCATACATGCAACATTCTAAAAAGGCAGGATGGGGAAAGCACTCCATAGCTTCATTTCGTGATGTTTCAAGAGCCTTCTGGCCCAGTTGGGTCTATAGCATGTATGACTCCTATGTACTTGCTAGGAAGGCAGCAG ACCGCTGGAAACAGGTTGTTAAATCCCCAAACTTGGACAGCCTTGTGATGAAACCAGATCttctttcatttcatattGCTAGTAGAATTCCAATATCTGATATAGCAAGGCAAGAACTCCTGGAGATTGATGGAACAACTTATAGATTGCGGAAAGAGATTGAGTTGCTGGAAAGTTTCGACAAAATGCGTTGTAAAACTTGTCAG ACCCTTATTGCAAAGAGAAGTAACATGTTAGTGATGTCTAGTGATGGCCCACTTGGTGCTTTTGCTAATCCGAATGGCTACGTGCACGAAGTGATAACTCTCACCAAGACAGATGGAATAGCAGTCACAGGGCCTCCAGTAAAAGAATATAGCTGGTTTCCAGG TTACGCATGGTCAGTTGCTGAATGTATAATGTGTGGATCGCAAATGGGTTGGTACTTCTCCGCtacaaagaagaaaatgaggcCTCAGGCATTCTGGGGGCTGAGGAGCTCACAAGTGGTGGACGAGAAGCTCTAG